A single genomic interval of Primulina huaijiensis isolate GDHJ02 chromosome 7, ASM1229523v2, whole genome shotgun sequence harbors:
- the LOC140980643 gene encoding uncharacterized protein has protein sequence MASRKRSISNDADVSALNKELDEALCPICMDHPHNAVFLICSSHGNGCRSFICDTSYRHSNCLDRFKKLGEDNPDKLSAPSLEHEGHVDSIGTSNEDSTTSSDISVNHVDVSLTSGNSATLVGIPGGSRQNSSQNVNHYFENVHPTSWENLNLDETYMEKSEKTTNLKCPLCRGDVLGWKVVEDARKYLNLKSRSCSRELCSFFGNYGELRRHARNLHPTVRPADVDPSRQSAWRRLEHQREHDDIVSAIRSAIPGAMVLGDYVLDNSDRFSGERDNGGGGSEGGRWLSTFFLFHMIGSMESGAELRGGRSRMLYRHRRSGGTFSRRRYLWGENLLGIRENDDDRDEDNREGIPDLNIDTVDDAPSNPRRRRRLTRARSHEDQPEVTD, from the coding sequence ATGGCTAGTAGAAAAAGAAGCATATCAAATGATGCAGATGTCTCTGCTCTGAACAAGGAATTGGATGAAGCTTTATGCCCAATATGCATGGACCACCCACACAATGCTGTTTTTCTCATTTGCAGCTCCCACGGCAATGGCTGTCGCTCCTTCATTTGTGATACCAGTTACAGGCATTCAAATTGCTTGGACCGATTTAAAAAACTCGGAGAAGATAATCCTGATAAATTGTCTGCACCGAGTTTGGAACATGAAGGACATGTTGATTCTATTGGTACTTCTAATGAAGACTCGACGACTTCAAGTGACATCAGTGTGAATCACGTGGATGTCTCTCTGACTTCAGGCAACTCTGCAACCCTTGTTGGCATACCTGGTGGATCAAGACAAAATAGCTCCCAAAATGTGAAtcattatttcgaaaatgtaCATCCAACATCATGGGAAAATCTTAATCTTGATGAAACCTACATGGAGAAGTCAGAGAAGACGACAAACCTAAAATGCCCTTTATGCCGAGGAGATGTTTTGGGCTGGAAAGTTGTGGAAGATGCAAGAAAATACCTTAACCTGAAGTCTCGAAGCTGCTCCCGTGAATTGTGCTCATTCTTTGGCAACTACGGAGAGCTACGTAGGCATGCTAGAAATCTTCATCCAACAGTTCGTCCAGCTGATGTTGACCCATCAAGACAAAGTGCATGGCGTCGGCTTGAACACCAAAGAGAGCATGACGATATCGTCAGTGCCATTCGATCAGCCATTCCCGGTGCGATGGTACTTGGTGATTATGTTTTAGATAACAGTGATAGATTTTCTGGTGAAAGGGATAATGGTGGAGGTGGCAGTGAAGGAGGCCGGTGGTTAAGCACATTCTTCTTGTTTCATATGATTGGCTCGATGGAATCAGGAGCCGAGCTTAGAGGTGGCAGGTCAAGAATGTTGTATAGACACCGTCGTTCTGGTGGAACATTTTCAAGACGTCGTTATCTATGGGGTGAAAATTTATTAGGCATTCGAGAAAATGATGATGATCGTGATGAAGACAATAGAGAAGGTATACCAGATTTGAACATAGATACTGTTGATGACGCTCCTTCAAACCCAAGAAGGCGTAGGAGATTGACACGTGCTCGGTCCCATGAAGATCAACCAGAAGTTACTGATTGA